From the Jilunia laotingensis genome, the window GTTTCACTGTACGTAAAATGTCAGGAACAATAGGTGTAGAAAGAATCTTCCCAATCGAATCACCAGCTATCGACAGCATCGAAGTGAACAAGGTAGGTAAAGTTCGTCGCGCTAAATTGTACTACTTGCGTAAACTTACCGGTAAGAAAGCCAGAATCAAAGAAAAAAGAGTTAACAGCTAACAACTGCAATCTCCTATTCGAAATAAAAAAAGAGAAAACTCCATTAGGTTTTCTCTTTTTTTATCCCTTTCAACTGCCTCAATATATCATCTCCATATCCGTTGTTATTCGTTGCCAATTAATTAATAAAATTTGAATCAAGATTAACGACCTTCCTCTTCACTACAGAAAAGCGTTGAAAACAAAGATAGTAGGTATAAAAGTTCTCTTTAATAGAACGGAGCATCCCATTAAAGAGAACTTTAAGATTACGAAATGATGTCGCTAACTAATCAGCGAAAAGTTATTGCAGAAATTATCTTCTAATCAATATTTTATGATTCTCAACAGAACCACCATTTTCGATTTTCAAAACATAGATACCTCCCGATAGATGAGCTACATTAATATTCTTCTCAGTAGTAGCAATTAGGATTTGTCCATCAATCCCATACAAGGTAGCTTTAACGAACTCACCATTCAAATAAATACGATCAGAAACCGGGTCCATATATATGGAAATACCACTTTCTTTGTCTACAGCATCTAAAGATGTTAAAGAGGGAGAGTATTTCTCGGAAAGTTCCGATGTACGGCCATCCTCGTAATAAGCCCTGACTTCATAATAATCATTATCTTGCATCGGATCATCTATAGTATATCTTGCAGGTAAGTACAATGACAAGTAGTTTACCCTTTCCCCATTACGATAGAGCGTATATGCAATAGGTTGCTCATCGCCCATTTCATCGGCTTCAACAGTGGACTCATTGGTGACATTTCCAATGATTTCCCAACAGCAATGTCCCTCCCGTTCTTTTCCTTCCATGGTAGCATAATAATCAGAAAGTTTTTTCCACGTTACACCACCATCCTGTGAGTACAGGTCGCTCTTACCGGCTTTAAACAAATCACTTATCTGATAGCTAATTGGGATTTGCCGTTCATCATAATCGTATATTTTCAGCCCAATCTTCAAGTCTTTGCTGTCATCTATTTTCACCGGTTCATTCAAAATGACAGTGTTGAATGCATTGATTTCTATATCATCTATATTTTGCTCTCTGATCAATTTCCCGTTTTCAAAAACTACAATGGCAGCATGAGTATCTTTCGATTCTTCAATATTCGGATCGTGATTGATAAAAGTAGTAACTGAGGTCAAATACTTATCTTTATATAAACTCAGGTCTCCCGGTTCGAATGAATTGGCAGCAATAAATATCTTTCCTTCATCCCCCAAAGCCTGTCTAACGACATCCACTTCATAATTGCTAACCGAATAGCCTATCTCATAAACATTGTTATCATTTTTCCAAGCCAAATTCAGTTTACCGTCTTTCTTCTCACCAATCAAACCGACAGGAGCTTCACATTCAAGTTCATTCCCTACTTTAAACAGATCAAAATAATAAGAATACATTGCCAACCCCTGTCCATGAACCCTGAATCTGAGTTGGAACAGAGAACCTGCCACTTGCTTACTAATATCCAGATATTCATAAATCCAGTAACTTTCTTCATTTTTCTTTAGCAAATAATCTTTCACAGAAGTCCATTCTCCTCCATACTTTGCCACCTCAACACTTAAAGTATCACTATTCAGTTCCAACCCCCTTCCATTCAAGAACAAGAAACGTTTTAGGAAAGATACATATACTTTATCTTGTTCTCTAGCATCCAAAAGGCGAGATTCTATAGCAGCAGAATAAGGAATATGGTCAAAATCAACACTTGTTGTCAATCCCGGTGTCCAACCTATACCCTGGAACATAGGCGCACCAAAGTTAACCTTCCACGGGTTGTTTCGCTGTGCGGTAACAGTCCAATAATTAGCAAGAATAGACTGACTATCAAAATTATCGAACATAGGGATTTCGAAAGTAGAAGGCATACATATACTTACCGGATCAGCTCGCGGAGACTCGACTTCCGCACCCGAAATATTATTAAGATAAATGCAAGACACGCTATATAAACGTATTCCAGACTTTACTCCATCATGTAGAT encodes:
- the rplS gene encoding 50S ribosomal protein L19, translated to MDLIKIAEEAFATGKQHPSFKAGDTVTVAYRIVEGNKERVQLYRGVVIKIAGHGEKKRFTVRKMSGTIGVERIFPIESPAIDSIEVNKVGKVRRAKLYYLRKLTGKKARIKEKRVNS
- a CDS encoding T9SS type A sorting domain-containing protein, which translates into the protein MRRSLLLVLCTLLGVFGLQAEKKFTVINDYALGKSISPDGRYIVGVDPTQKDFGVNGMTGFRSFLWDVQESSISWLTEGDSEDFSKTGSFTDVTDDRVISGFFKDEDYKITVVEWEGSYTLPINVAAIWKDGKVTSLGIGDYKLSQFTNFEDGSFAMALSNDAKTVVGYIALENFAFSFPCQWRYDENTEKWEFAHLSLPDEAKGGQAVAVSDDGKVVVGTVWFKNKEVAAVWKNGECILIEGRNEGGSDDTIYNMDNNRGGAYGVSSNGEYVAFRFTEAVPGIYMVKEDKYIKLPEYADVTGLEFSAVADNGDMFGAYKYGSFWSQRYTRTVFRSHQSSQMVDFEYFLNLCASGIDIPLSFNFEQKVNATPIAVSSDGKTLLGNNEYKVWVLQTDNNQIVVPEEVDNIHVKIADLKKVTVAWNKKNATSDFTPQSYNIYCDGEKIANVPADQTEMTYLHDGVKSGIRLYSVSCIYLNNISGAEVESPRADPVSICMPSTFEIPMFDNFDSQSILANYWTVTAQRNNPWKVNFGAPMFQGIGWTPGLTTSVDFDHIPYSAAIESRLLDAREQDKVYVSFLKRFLFLNGRGLELNSDTLSVEVAKYGGEWTSVKDYLLKKNEESYWIYEYLDISKQVAGSLFQLRFRVHGQGLAMYSYYFDLFKVGNELECEAPVGLIGEKKDGKLNLAWKNDNNVYEIGYSVSNYEVDVVRQALGDEGKIFIAANSFEPGDLSLYKDKYLTSVTTFINHDPNIEESKDTHAAIVVFENGKLIREQNIDDIEINAFNTVILNEPVKIDDSKDLKIGLKIYDYDERQIPISYQISDLFKAGKSDLYSQDGGVTWKKLSDYYATMEGKEREGHCCWEIIGNVTNESTVEADEMGDEQPIAYTLYRNGERVNYLSLYLPARYTIDDPMQDNDYYEVRAYYEDGRTSELSEKYSPSLTSLDAVDKESGISIYMDPVSDRIYLNGEFVKATLYGIDGQILIATTEKNINVAHLSGGIYVLKIENGGSVENHKILIRR